A section of the Plutella xylostella chromosome 18, ilPluXylo3.1, whole genome shotgun sequence genome encodes:
- the LOC105396640 gene encoding disheveled-associated activator of morphogenesis 1 isoform X4, with product MPHALRRRWPLCPCFHNDEPPEITYCVVGGEGGLALQAVAPAHPMPPPDELDAKFAELVEELDLTAVNRAAMMALPAAKKWQIYCSRRPPPGQPPPLTTAPEVEDYIKALNEIADAFASSEGSIPPEACVLVDGLKTALRTRAHSFVLRFTKLGGLGALLDALQRAPRDDSVTRHNLILAIKALMNNSTGRAHVLAHPTSIDLIAQSLETENVKTKVAALEILGAVCLVPGGHKKVLEAMVHYQKYAGERARFQGIVNELDRATGAYRDDLGLKTAIMSFVNAVLNYGPGEESLEFRLHLRYEFLMLGIQPVIEKLRKYENETLDRHIDFFEMIRLEDEKELARRFEKQHVDTKSASGMFELLRRKLSHTAAYPHLLSLLQHLLLLPIEYNPHTQHWLLLDRVTQQLVLQQAPGGSRSTSSQDERRDDTSDTSASCGKIYNPDIAPLEINVGEIVHLLAKEEELVAARTKAENLQKENVDLATELAKKEKQLDQQSQEKEELESSMARTKERLEKETAAHMECSERARAAAYRSHQLEQQLNQERAERARYEKLVSEGSIPDDAKVSNLKSAVIETSSAPPPPPPPSFCPPPPPLAPPAPGPPPSPFAPPAPFAPPAPMAPKPKKNVPQPGNPLKSFNWSKLPDAKLHGTIWQELDDTKLYNKIDLNTIDKMFCAYQKNGVQNEGSVEDLRQLGAKPRTKILSVIDGRRAQNCTILLSKLKMSDEEICQAILRMDSQEQLPIDMVEQLLKFTPSAEEAALLEEHQDELDNMARADRFLYEISKIPHYNQRVRTLLFKKKFAVASAEATSRASIVLRAARDMQRSRRLRALLEIVLALGNYMNRGARGNASGFRLSSLNKLADTKSSVTRNTTLLHYLVEVLENQFKDILLLEEDLPHVRAAAKVCVEQLEKDVSSLGAGLREVAKELEYHAAAGGAGGAGGADDAYAPVMREFHARAACCCTQLQDLFQDMKSRLESCAHAFGEESSSSPEQLFGAVASFLTQLSEARAECDAARRRRDDEERRNRHDQELKKRTMERKQASSLLSSVGKSLGIGKSHKNGDCNGHTNGDTSRDGTLTNGQKGEFDDLISALRTGDVFGDDVAKFKRSRKTSKASHKGRDSPPRGICREDSRERQKN from the exons AATGACGAGCCGCCCGAGATCACGTACTGCGTGGTGGGCGGCGAGGGCGGGCTGGCGCTGCAGGCCGTGGCGCCCGCGCACCCCATGCCGCCCCCGGACGAGCTCGACGCCAAGTTCGCCGAGCTGGTG GAAGAGCTGGACCTGACGGCCGTGAACCGGGCGGCCATGATGGCGCTCCCGGCCGCCAAGAAGTGGCAGATCTACTgcagccgccgcccgccgcccggGCAGCCTCCGCCGCTCACCACGGCGCCCGAGGTCGAGGACTACATCAAGGCGCTCAATGAGATCGCTGAC GCGTTCGCATCATCAGAAGGCTCCATCCCTCCCGAAGCGTGCGTTTTAGTCGACGGTCTGAAGACAGCTCTACGGACCAGGGCCCACAGCTTCGTGCTGCGGTTCACCAAGCTGGGCGGTCTGGGCGCTCTGCTGGACGCCTTGCAGAGAGCGCCGCGAGACGACTCCGTGACGCGGCATAACCTGATACTGGCTATTAAGGCGCTTATGAATAATTCG ACCGGCCGAGCCCACGTACTAGCGCACCCTACCAGCATAGACCTGATCGCGCAGTCGCTGGAGACGGAGAACGTGAAGACCAAGGTGGCGGCGCTAGAGATCCTGGGAGCGGTGTGCCTGGTACCAGGGGGGCATAAGAAG GTGCTAGAAGCGATGGTGCACTACCAGAAGTACGCGGGCGAACGTGCCAGGTTCCAGGGCATCGTGAATGAGCTAGACCGCGCCACTGGTGCCTACCGCGACGACCTAGGTCTCAAGACCGCCATCATGTCGTTTGTGAACGCAGTGCTCAACTACGGCCCTGGGGAGGAGAGCTTGGAGTTCAGACTGCACTTGAGATACGAGTTTCTGATGTTGGGGATTCAGCCGG TGATTGAAAAGCTGCGCAAATACGAGAATGAAACCCTGGACCGGCACATCGACTTCTTCGAGATGATCCGTTTGGAGGACGAGAAGGAACTGGCGAGAAGGTTCGAGAAGCAGCACGTGGATACGAAGAGTGCTAGTGGAATGTTCGAGTTATTGAGAAGGAAGTTGAGCCACACGGCTGCGTATCCTCATTTACTGTCGCTGCTGCAACATTTGCTGCTGTTGCCTA TCGAGTACAACCCGCACACGCAACACTGGCTACTCCTCGACCGAGTGACGCAGCAGCTGGTGCTACAACAGGCGCCCGGCGGCAGCCGCTCCACGTCGTCACAGGACGAGAGGCGAGACGACACTAGCGACACTAGCGCCTCGTGCGGGAAG ATCTACAACCCAGATATCGCGCCATTGGAAATCAATGTCGGTGAAATCGTACACCTGTTAGCCAAAGAGGAGGAGTTAGTAGCTGCCAGGACCAAGGCAGAGAACCTACAGAAGGAAAATGTGGACTTGGCCACAGAACTCGCTAAGAAG GAGAAGCAGTTGGACCAACAGTCTCAAGAGAAGGAAGAACTCGAGTCAAGTATGGCGCGAACAAAGGAACGACTGGAGAAAGAGACGGCAGCACATATGGAGTGCTCGGAGCGAGCGAGAGCGGCGGCCTACAGGAGTCATCAGCTCGAGCAACAG CTCAACCAAGAAAGAGCTGAAAGAGCGAGATACGAAAAACTAGTCAGTGAAGGAAGCATACCCGATGATGCTAAG GTCAGCAACCTCAAATCAGCTGTCATCGAGACGTcaagcgcgccgccgccgccaccccCACCGTCGTTCTGCCCCCCTCCGCCCCCGctggcgccgcccgcccccggcCCGCCGCCCTCACCCTtcgccccgcccgccccctTCGCCCCTCCCGCCCCCATGGCGCCGAAGCCCAAGAAGAACGTCCCCCAGCCAGGAAACCCGCTCAAAAGCTTCAACTGGAGCAAACTGCCTGATGCTAAGTTGCACGGAACGATCTGGCAAGAGTTGGATGATACCAAGTTGTATAATAAGATCGATTTGAACACGATTGATAAGATGTTCTGCGCGTATCAGAAGAATGGAGTGCAG AACGAGGGTTCAGTGGAAGACCTCCGGCAGCTGGGCGCCAAGCCGCGCACCAAGATCCTGTCGGTCATCGACGGACGAAGAGCACAGAACTGCACCATCCTGCTGAGCAAACTCAAGATGAGTGACGAGGAGATCTGCCA AGCGATCCTCCGCATGGACAGCCAGGAACAACTCCCCATCGACATGGTGGAACAACTCCTCAAGTTCACTCCGAGCGCGGAGGAGGCGGCGCTGCTGGAGGAACACCAGGACGAGCTGGACAACATGGCGCGCGCCGATCGCTTCCTTTACGAGATCTCCAA AATCCCCCACTACAACCAACGCGTCCGCACCCTGCTCTTCAAGAAGAAGTTCGCAGTAGCCTCCGCAGAAGCCACGTCGCGCGCGTCGATAGTGCTGCGGGCGGCTCGAGACATGCAGCGGTCAAGACGACTCAGGGCTTTGCTGGAGATTGTGCTGGCTCTGGGGAATTATATGAACAG GGGCGCTCGCGGCAATGCGTCCGGGTTCCGTCTGTCGTCGCTGAACAAGCTGGCGGACACCAAGTCCAGCGTCACGAGGAACACTACGTTGTTGCACTACCTCGTCGAGGTGCTCGAGAATCAG TTCAAAGACATCCTCCTCCTCGAAGAGGACCTACCCCACGTCCGCGCAGCCGCCAAAGTCTGCGTGGAACAGCTAGAGAAAGACGTGTCATCCCTGGGCGCGGGGCTTCGGGAGGTGGCCAAGGAGTTGGAGTaccacgcggcggcgggcggcgcggggggggcGGGGGGGGCGGACGACGCGTACGCGCCCGTCATGAGGGAGTTTCACGCGCGCGCCGCCTGCTGCTGCACGCAGCTGCAGGACCTGTTTCAG GACATGAAGAGCCGTCTAGAGTCCTGCGCGCACGCATTCGGCGAAGAGTCTTCGTCATCACCAGAACAGCTGTTCGGAGCCGTGGCCTCATTCCTGACGCAACTGTCGGAGGCCCGCGCCGAGTGTGACGCGGCCAGGAGAAGACGGGATGATGAGGAGCGAAGGAACCGGCACGACCAGGAG CTGAAGAAACGCACCATGGAGCGCAAGCAGGCATCCAGTCTCCTGAGTTCCGTCGGCAAATCGCTCGGCATCGGGAAATCCCACAAAAACGGAGATTGCAACGGACACACTAATGGCGACACCTCCAGAGACGGAACTCTCACCAACGGACAGAAGGGAGAGTTCGACGACCTCATCTCAGCTTTAAGAACAGGAGACGTATTCGGAGATGACGTGGCCAAGTTCAAAAGGTCTAGGAAAACGTCGAAAGCCAGTCAC
- the LOC105396640 gene encoding disheveled-associated activator of morphogenesis 1 isoform X3: MIFDYFQVSHPRYHHRKHYPLLHQLLLHILGLPDWSRGLEAAEAARARLVRWACGEEPPAEDPPRKKMPHALRRRWPLCPCFHNDEPPEITYCVVGGEGGLALQAVAPAHPMPPPDELDAKFAELVEELDLTAVNRAAMMALPAAKKWQIYCSRRPPPGQPPPLTTAPEVEDYIKALNEIADAFASSEGSIPPEACVLVDGLKTALRTRAHSFVLRFTKLGGLGALLDALQRAPRDDSVTRHNLILAIKALMNNSTGRAHVLAHPTSIDLIAQSLETENVKTKVAALEILGAVCLVPGGHKKVLEAMVHYQKYAGERARFQGIVNELDRATGAYRDDLGLKTAIMSFVNAVLNYGPGEESLEFRLHLRYEFLMLGIQPVIEKLRKYENETLDRHIDFFEMIRLEDEKELARRFEKQHVDTKSASGMFELLRRKLSHTAAYPHLLSLLQHLLLLPIEYNPHTQHWLLLDRVTQQLVLQQAPGGSRSTSSQDERRDDTSDTSASCGKIYNPDIAPLEINVGEIVHLLAKEEELVAARTKAENLQKENVDLATELAKKLNQERAERARYEKLVSEGSIPDDAKVSNLKSAVIETSSAPPPPPPPSFCPPPPPLAPPAPGPPPSPFAPPAPFAPPAPMAPKPKKNVPQPGNPLKSFNWSKLPDAKLHGTIWQELDDTKLYNKIDLNTIDKMFCAYQKNGVQNEGSVEDLRQLGAKPRTKILSVIDGRRAQNCTILLSKLKMSDEEICQAILRMDSQEQLPIDMVEQLLKFTPSAEEAALLEEHQDELDNMARADRFLYEISKIPHYNQRVRTLLFKKKFAVASAEATSRASIVLRAARDMQRSRRLRALLEIVLALGNYMNRGARGNASGFRLSSLNKLADTKSSVTRNTTLLHYLVEVLENQFKDILLLEEDLPHVRAAAKVCVEQLEKDVSSLGAGLREVAKELEYHAAAGGAGGAGGADDAYAPVMREFHARAACCCTQLQDLFQDMKSRLESCAHAFGEESSSSPEQLFGAVASFLTQLSEARAECDAARRRRDDEERRNRHDQELKKRTMERKQASSLLSSVGKSLGIGKSHKNGDCNGHTNGDTSRDGTLTNGQKGEFDDLISALRTGDVFGDDVAKFKRSRKTSKASHKGRDSPPRGICREDSRERQKN; the protein is encoded by the exons AATGACGAGCCGCCCGAGATCACGTACTGCGTGGTGGGCGGCGAGGGCGGGCTGGCGCTGCAGGCCGTGGCGCCCGCGCACCCCATGCCGCCCCCGGACGAGCTCGACGCCAAGTTCGCCGAGCTGGTG GAAGAGCTGGACCTGACGGCCGTGAACCGGGCGGCCATGATGGCGCTCCCGGCCGCCAAGAAGTGGCAGATCTACTgcagccgccgcccgccgcccggGCAGCCTCCGCCGCTCACCACGGCGCCCGAGGTCGAGGACTACATCAAGGCGCTCAATGAGATCGCTGAC GCGTTCGCATCATCAGAAGGCTCCATCCCTCCCGAAGCGTGCGTTTTAGTCGACGGTCTGAAGACAGCTCTACGGACCAGGGCCCACAGCTTCGTGCTGCGGTTCACCAAGCTGGGCGGTCTGGGCGCTCTGCTGGACGCCTTGCAGAGAGCGCCGCGAGACGACTCCGTGACGCGGCATAACCTGATACTGGCTATTAAGGCGCTTATGAATAATTCG ACCGGCCGAGCCCACGTACTAGCGCACCCTACCAGCATAGACCTGATCGCGCAGTCGCTGGAGACGGAGAACGTGAAGACCAAGGTGGCGGCGCTAGAGATCCTGGGAGCGGTGTGCCTGGTACCAGGGGGGCATAAGAAG GTGCTAGAAGCGATGGTGCACTACCAGAAGTACGCGGGCGAACGTGCCAGGTTCCAGGGCATCGTGAATGAGCTAGACCGCGCCACTGGTGCCTACCGCGACGACCTAGGTCTCAAGACCGCCATCATGTCGTTTGTGAACGCAGTGCTCAACTACGGCCCTGGGGAGGAGAGCTTGGAGTTCAGACTGCACTTGAGATACGAGTTTCTGATGTTGGGGATTCAGCCGG TGATTGAAAAGCTGCGCAAATACGAGAATGAAACCCTGGACCGGCACATCGACTTCTTCGAGATGATCCGTTTGGAGGACGAGAAGGAACTGGCGAGAAGGTTCGAGAAGCAGCACGTGGATACGAAGAGTGCTAGTGGAATGTTCGAGTTATTGAGAAGGAAGTTGAGCCACACGGCTGCGTATCCTCATTTACTGTCGCTGCTGCAACATTTGCTGCTGTTGCCTA TCGAGTACAACCCGCACACGCAACACTGGCTACTCCTCGACCGAGTGACGCAGCAGCTGGTGCTACAACAGGCGCCCGGCGGCAGCCGCTCCACGTCGTCACAGGACGAGAGGCGAGACGACACTAGCGACACTAGCGCCTCGTGCGGGAAG ATCTACAACCCAGATATCGCGCCATTGGAAATCAATGTCGGTGAAATCGTACACCTGTTAGCCAAAGAGGAGGAGTTAGTAGCTGCCAGGACCAAGGCAGAGAACCTACAGAAGGAAAATGTGGACTTGGCCACAGAACTCGCTAAGAAG CTCAACCAAGAAAGAGCTGAAAGAGCGAGATACGAAAAACTAGTCAGTGAAGGAAGCATACCCGATGATGCTAAG GTCAGCAACCTCAAATCAGCTGTCATCGAGACGTcaagcgcgccgccgccgccaccccCACCGTCGTTCTGCCCCCCTCCGCCCCCGctggcgccgcccgcccccggcCCGCCGCCCTCACCCTtcgccccgcccgccccctTCGCCCCTCCCGCCCCCATGGCGCCGAAGCCCAAGAAGAACGTCCCCCAGCCAGGAAACCCGCTCAAAAGCTTCAACTGGAGCAAACTGCCTGATGCTAAGTTGCACGGAACGATCTGGCAAGAGTTGGATGATACCAAGTTGTATAATAAGATCGATTTGAACACGATTGATAAGATGTTCTGCGCGTATCAGAAGAATGGAGTGCAG AACGAGGGTTCAGTGGAAGACCTCCGGCAGCTGGGCGCCAAGCCGCGCACCAAGATCCTGTCGGTCATCGACGGACGAAGAGCACAGAACTGCACCATCCTGCTGAGCAAACTCAAGATGAGTGACGAGGAGATCTGCCA AGCGATCCTCCGCATGGACAGCCAGGAACAACTCCCCATCGACATGGTGGAACAACTCCTCAAGTTCACTCCGAGCGCGGAGGAGGCGGCGCTGCTGGAGGAACACCAGGACGAGCTGGACAACATGGCGCGCGCCGATCGCTTCCTTTACGAGATCTCCAA AATCCCCCACTACAACCAACGCGTCCGCACCCTGCTCTTCAAGAAGAAGTTCGCAGTAGCCTCCGCAGAAGCCACGTCGCGCGCGTCGATAGTGCTGCGGGCGGCTCGAGACATGCAGCGGTCAAGACGACTCAGGGCTTTGCTGGAGATTGTGCTGGCTCTGGGGAATTATATGAACAG GGGCGCTCGCGGCAATGCGTCCGGGTTCCGTCTGTCGTCGCTGAACAAGCTGGCGGACACCAAGTCCAGCGTCACGAGGAACACTACGTTGTTGCACTACCTCGTCGAGGTGCTCGAGAATCAG TTCAAAGACATCCTCCTCCTCGAAGAGGACCTACCCCACGTCCGCGCAGCCGCCAAAGTCTGCGTGGAACAGCTAGAGAAAGACGTGTCATCCCTGGGCGCGGGGCTTCGGGAGGTGGCCAAGGAGTTGGAGTaccacgcggcggcgggcggcgcggggggggcGGGGGGGGCGGACGACGCGTACGCGCCCGTCATGAGGGAGTTTCACGCGCGCGCCGCCTGCTGCTGCACGCAGCTGCAGGACCTGTTTCAG GACATGAAGAGCCGTCTAGAGTCCTGCGCGCACGCATTCGGCGAAGAGTCTTCGTCATCACCAGAACAGCTGTTCGGAGCCGTGGCCTCATTCCTGACGCAACTGTCGGAGGCCCGCGCCGAGTGTGACGCGGCCAGGAGAAGACGGGATGATGAGGAGCGAAGGAACCGGCACGACCAGGAG CTGAAGAAACGCACCATGGAGCGCAAGCAGGCATCCAGTCTCCTGAGTTCCGTCGGCAAATCGCTCGGCATCGGGAAATCCCACAAAAACGGAGATTGCAACGGACACACTAATGGCGACACCTCCAGAGACGGAACTCTCACCAACGGACAGAAGGGAGAGTTCGACGACCTCATCTCAGCTTTAAGAACAGGAGACGTATTCGGAGATGACGTGGCCAAGTTCAAAAGGTCTAGGAAAACGTCGAAAGCCAGTCAC
- the LOC105396640 gene encoding disheveled-associated activator of morphogenesis 1 isoform X1: MIFDYFQVSHPRYHHRKHYPLLHQLLLHILGLPDWSRGLEAAEAARARLVRWACGEEPPAEDPPRKKMPHALRRRWPLCPCFHNDEPPEITYCVVGGEGGLALQAVAPAHPMPPPDELDAKFAELVEELDLTAVNRAAMMALPAAKKWQIYCSRRPPPGQPPPLTTAPEVEDYIKALNEIADAFASSEGSIPPEACVLVDGLKTALRTRAHSFVLRFTKLGGLGALLDALQRAPRDDSVTRHNLILAIKALMNNSTGRAHVLAHPTSIDLIAQSLETENVKTKVAALEILGAVCLVPGGHKKVLEAMVHYQKYAGERARFQGIVNELDRATGAYRDDLGLKTAIMSFVNAVLNYGPGEESLEFRLHLRYEFLMLGIQPVIEKLRKYENETLDRHIDFFEMIRLEDEKELARRFEKQHVDTKSASGMFELLRRKLSHTAAYPHLLSLLQHLLLLPIEYNPHTQHWLLLDRVTQQLVLQQAPGGSRSTSSQDERRDDTSDTSASCGKIYNPDIAPLEINVGEIVHLLAKEEELVAARTKAENLQKENVDLATELAKKEKQLDQQSQEKEELESSMARTKERLEKETAAHMECSERARAAAYRSHQLEQQLNQERAERARYEKLVSEGSIPDDAKVSNLKSAVIETSSAPPPPPPPSFCPPPPPLAPPAPGPPPSPFAPPAPFAPPAPMAPKPKKNVPQPGNPLKSFNWSKLPDAKLHGTIWQELDDTKLYNKIDLNTIDKMFCAYQKNGVQNEGSVEDLRQLGAKPRTKILSVIDGRRAQNCTILLSKLKMSDEEICQAILRMDSQEQLPIDMVEQLLKFTPSAEEAALLEEHQDELDNMARADRFLYEISKIPHYNQRVRTLLFKKKFAVASAEATSRASIVLRAARDMQRSRRLRALLEIVLALGNYMNRGARGNASGFRLSSLNKLADTKSSVTRNTTLLHYLVEVLENQFKDILLLEEDLPHVRAAAKVCVEQLEKDVSSLGAGLREVAKELEYHAAAGGAGGAGGADDAYAPVMREFHARAACCCTQLQDLFQDMKSRLESCAHAFGEESSSSPEQLFGAVASFLTQLSEARAECDAARRRRDDEERRNRHDQELKKRTMERKQASSLLSSVGKSLGIGKSHKNGDCNGHTNGDTSRDGTLTNGQKGEFDDLISALRTGDVFGDDVAKFKRSRKTSKASHKGRDSPPRGICREDSRERQKN, encoded by the exons AATGACGAGCCGCCCGAGATCACGTACTGCGTGGTGGGCGGCGAGGGCGGGCTGGCGCTGCAGGCCGTGGCGCCCGCGCACCCCATGCCGCCCCCGGACGAGCTCGACGCCAAGTTCGCCGAGCTGGTG GAAGAGCTGGACCTGACGGCCGTGAACCGGGCGGCCATGATGGCGCTCCCGGCCGCCAAGAAGTGGCAGATCTACTgcagccgccgcccgccgcccggGCAGCCTCCGCCGCTCACCACGGCGCCCGAGGTCGAGGACTACATCAAGGCGCTCAATGAGATCGCTGAC GCGTTCGCATCATCAGAAGGCTCCATCCCTCCCGAAGCGTGCGTTTTAGTCGACGGTCTGAAGACAGCTCTACGGACCAGGGCCCACAGCTTCGTGCTGCGGTTCACCAAGCTGGGCGGTCTGGGCGCTCTGCTGGACGCCTTGCAGAGAGCGCCGCGAGACGACTCCGTGACGCGGCATAACCTGATACTGGCTATTAAGGCGCTTATGAATAATTCG ACCGGCCGAGCCCACGTACTAGCGCACCCTACCAGCATAGACCTGATCGCGCAGTCGCTGGAGACGGAGAACGTGAAGACCAAGGTGGCGGCGCTAGAGATCCTGGGAGCGGTGTGCCTGGTACCAGGGGGGCATAAGAAG GTGCTAGAAGCGATGGTGCACTACCAGAAGTACGCGGGCGAACGTGCCAGGTTCCAGGGCATCGTGAATGAGCTAGACCGCGCCACTGGTGCCTACCGCGACGACCTAGGTCTCAAGACCGCCATCATGTCGTTTGTGAACGCAGTGCTCAACTACGGCCCTGGGGAGGAGAGCTTGGAGTTCAGACTGCACTTGAGATACGAGTTTCTGATGTTGGGGATTCAGCCGG TGATTGAAAAGCTGCGCAAATACGAGAATGAAACCCTGGACCGGCACATCGACTTCTTCGAGATGATCCGTTTGGAGGACGAGAAGGAACTGGCGAGAAGGTTCGAGAAGCAGCACGTGGATACGAAGAGTGCTAGTGGAATGTTCGAGTTATTGAGAAGGAAGTTGAGCCACACGGCTGCGTATCCTCATTTACTGTCGCTGCTGCAACATTTGCTGCTGTTGCCTA TCGAGTACAACCCGCACACGCAACACTGGCTACTCCTCGACCGAGTGACGCAGCAGCTGGTGCTACAACAGGCGCCCGGCGGCAGCCGCTCCACGTCGTCACAGGACGAGAGGCGAGACGACACTAGCGACACTAGCGCCTCGTGCGGGAAG ATCTACAACCCAGATATCGCGCCATTGGAAATCAATGTCGGTGAAATCGTACACCTGTTAGCCAAAGAGGAGGAGTTAGTAGCTGCCAGGACCAAGGCAGAGAACCTACAGAAGGAAAATGTGGACTTGGCCACAGAACTCGCTAAGAAG GAGAAGCAGTTGGACCAACAGTCTCAAGAGAAGGAAGAACTCGAGTCAAGTATGGCGCGAACAAAGGAACGACTGGAGAAAGAGACGGCAGCACATATGGAGTGCTCGGAGCGAGCGAGAGCGGCGGCCTACAGGAGTCATCAGCTCGAGCAACAG CTCAACCAAGAAAGAGCTGAAAGAGCGAGATACGAAAAACTAGTCAGTGAAGGAAGCATACCCGATGATGCTAAG GTCAGCAACCTCAAATCAGCTGTCATCGAGACGTcaagcgcgccgccgccgccaccccCACCGTCGTTCTGCCCCCCTCCGCCCCCGctggcgccgcccgcccccggcCCGCCGCCCTCACCCTtcgccccgcccgccccctTCGCCCCTCCCGCCCCCATGGCGCCGAAGCCCAAGAAGAACGTCCCCCAGCCAGGAAACCCGCTCAAAAGCTTCAACTGGAGCAAACTGCCTGATGCTAAGTTGCACGGAACGATCTGGCAAGAGTTGGATGATACCAAGTTGTATAATAAGATCGATTTGAACACGATTGATAAGATGTTCTGCGCGTATCAGAAGAATGGAGTGCAG AACGAGGGTTCAGTGGAAGACCTCCGGCAGCTGGGCGCCAAGCCGCGCACCAAGATCCTGTCGGTCATCGACGGACGAAGAGCACAGAACTGCACCATCCTGCTGAGCAAACTCAAGATGAGTGACGAGGAGATCTGCCA AGCGATCCTCCGCATGGACAGCCAGGAACAACTCCCCATCGACATGGTGGAACAACTCCTCAAGTTCACTCCGAGCGCGGAGGAGGCGGCGCTGCTGGAGGAACACCAGGACGAGCTGGACAACATGGCGCGCGCCGATCGCTTCCTTTACGAGATCTCCAA AATCCCCCACTACAACCAACGCGTCCGCACCCTGCTCTTCAAGAAGAAGTTCGCAGTAGCCTCCGCAGAAGCCACGTCGCGCGCGTCGATAGTGCTGCGGGCGGCTCGAGACATGCAGCGGTCAAGACGACTCAGGGCTTTGCTGGAGATTGTGCTGGCTCTGGGGAATTATATGAACAG GGGCGCTCGCGGCAATGCGTCCGGGTTCCGTCTGTCGTCGCTGAACAAGCTGGCGGACACCAAGTCCAGCGTCACGAGGAACACTACGTTGTTGCACTACCTCGTCGAGGTGCTCGAGAATCAG TTCAAAGACATCCTCCTCCTCGAAGAGGACCTACCCCACGTCCGCGCAGCCGCCAAAGTCTGCGTGGAACAGCTAGAGAAAGACGTGTCATCCCTGGGCGCGGGGCTTCGGGAGGTGGCCAAGGAGTTGGAGTaccacgcggcggcgggcggcgcggggggggcGGGGGGGGCGGACGACGCGTACGCGCCCGTCATGAGGGAGTTTCACGCGCGCGCCGCCTGCTGCTGCACGCAGCTGCAGGACCTGTTTCAG GACATGAAGAGCCGTCTAGAGTCCTGCGCGCACGCATTCGGCGAAGAGTCTTCGTCATCACCAGAACAGCTGTTCGGAGCCGTGGCCTCATTCCTGACGCAACTGTCGGAGGCCCGCGCCGAGTGTGACGCGGCCAGGAGAAGACGGGATGATGAGGAGCGAAGGAACCGGCACGACCAGGAG CTGAAGAAACGCACCATGGAGCGCAAGCAGGCATCCAGTCTCCTGAGTTCCGTCGGCAAATCGCTCGGCATCGGGAAATCCCACAAAAACGGAGATTGCAACGGACACACTAATGGCGACACCTCCAGAGACGGAACTCTCACCAACGGACAGAAGGGAGAGTTCGACGACCTCATCTCAGCTTTAAGAACAGGAGACGTATTCGGAGATGACGTGGCCAAGTTCAAAAGGTCTAGGAAAACGTCGAAAGCCAGTCAC